A window from Pseudomonas sp. MRSN 12121 encodes these proteins:
- a CDS encoding GDL motif peptide-associated radical SAM/SPASM maturase yields MSANRPARYLSETDLKRYVPVHVVWEITLACDLKCLHCGSRAGHRRPNELNTQECLEVIDALAALGTREITLIGGEAYLRKDWTRLIQAIHDHGIYCAIQTGGRNLTPAKMQAAVEAGLNGVGVSLDGLAPLHDAVRNVPGSFDKAVDTLRRAEQAGLAVSVNTQIGAATLPDLPELMERIIELGASHWQIQLTVAMGNAVDHPELLLQPYQLLEVMPLLARLYREGQERGLLMNIGNNIGYYGPYEHMWRGFGDERVHWSGCAAGQTVLALEADGTVKGCPSLATVGFSGGNVRDMNLHDIWHYSEGMHFGRLRSVDDLWGYCRTCYYNDVCRGGCTWTSHSLLGKPGNNPYCHYRALDLQKKGLRERIVKLEDAAKASFAVGRFDLITERIETGEAIGSVNDSGQVIKLAWVNQGQKSPEEGRLPTQLALCRSCRQYIHAHETTCPHCSADVASAEADYLADRARQQAIMDRLTNLLGMPRSQLM; encoded by the coding sequence ATGTCAGCCAACCGCCCCGCCCGCTACCTCAGCGAAACCGACCTCAAGCGTTACGTGCCGGTGCACGTGGTCTGGGAGATCACCCTCGCCTGCGACCTCAAGTGCCTGCATTGCGGCTCGCGCGCCGGCCATCGCCGCCCCAACGAACTGAACACCCAGGAATGCCTGGAAGTGATCGACGCCCTGGCCGCCCTCGGCACCCGGGAAATCACCCTGATCGGCGGCGAAGCCTATTTGCGCAAGGACTGGACGCGCCTGATCCAGGCCATCCACGACCACGGTATCTACTGCGCGATCCAGACCGGCGGACGCAACCTGACCCCGGCGAAAATGCAGGCCGCGGTGGAGGCCGGGCTCAACGGCGTGGGGGTATCCCTGGACGGCCTGGCGCCTTTGCATGATGCGGTGCGCAACGTCCCCGGTTCCTTCGACAAGGCCGTGGACACCCTGCGCCGCGCCGAGCAGGCCGGGCTCGCGGTCAGCGTCAACACACAGATCGGCGCCGCTACCCTGCCCGACTTGCCGGAGCTGATGGAGCGGATCATCGAACTGGGCGCCAGCCATTGGCAGATCCAGCTGACGGTGGCCATGGGCAACGCGGTAGATCACCCGGAACTGCTGCTGCAGCCTTACCAGTTGCTGGAGGTCATGCCGCTGCTGGCACGCCTCTACCGCGAGGGCCAGGAGCGCGGCCTGCTGATGAACATCGGCAACAACATCGGTTACTACGGCCCTTACGAACATATGTGGCGCGGTTTCGGCGACGAGCGCGTGCACTGGAGCGGTTGCGCCGCCGGGCAGACGGTGCTGGCCCTGGAAGCCGACGGCACGGTGAAGGGCTGCCCGTCGCTGGCGACGGTGGGGTTTTCCGGCGGCAATGTGCGCGACATGAACCTGCACGACATCTGGCACTACAGCGAAGGCATGCATTTCGGCCGCCTGCGCTCGGTCGACGACCTCTGGGGCTATTGCCGCACCTGCTACTACAACGACGTGTGCCGCGGCGGCTGCACCTGGACCTCGCACTCGCTGCTGGGCAAGCCCGGCAATAATCCGTACTGCCATTACCGCGCCCTGGACCTGCAGAAAAAGGGCCTGCGCGAACGCATCGTCAAACTCGAGGACGCCGCCAAGGCCTCGTTCGCCGTCGGTCGCTTCGACCTGATCACCGAACGCATCGAGACCGGCGAAGCCATCGGCAGCGTCAATGACAGCGGCCAGGTGATCAAGCTGGCCTGGGTCAACCAGGGGCAGAAATCCCCCGAGGAAGGACGCCTGCCCACCCAGCTGGCGCTATGTCGCAGCTGCCGGCAGTA
- a CDS encoding DUF1842 domain-containing protein: MQTGLFHTRLHVTTALLGAPVLTLDLLVNTVQKKVSGVARVFKSTYPPVHFFADVWGDYSRLQLHPSTEGHIVLTLAGNPSGPTSQIGETFHLHGILGLDWASGFASYKYCSQGNWQDVQHATVSQASTPHPEPVPHHPVPLYAVAVQQAQGSGDLAQLKAVVRQGEQQLASSDALRSALQQLNAEIARLEAR, encoded by the coding sequence ATGCAAACTGGACTGTTCCATACTCGCCTCCACGTCACCACGGCGCTGCTGGGGGCCCCGGTTCTGACCCTCGACCTGCTGGTCAACACGGTGCAGAAGAAAGTCAGCGGCGTGGCCCGCGTGTTCAAGAGCACCTATCCGCCGGTGCATTTCTTCGCCGACGTGTGGGGCGACTATTCCCGGTTGCAACTGCACCCGTCGACCGAAGGCCACATCGTCCTGACGCTGGCCGGCAATCCCAGCGGCCCCACCAGCCAGATCGGCGAAACCTTCCACCTGCATGGCATCCTCGGCCTCGACTGGGCCAGCGGTTTCGCCAGCTACAAGTATTGCTCCCAGGGCAACTGGCAGGATGTGCAGCACGCCACGGTCAGCCAGGCGTCGACCCCGCACCCCGAACCCGTGCCGCATCATCCGGTGCCGCTGTATGCGGTGGCGGTGCAACAGGCCCAGGGCAGCGGTGACCTGGCCCAGCTCAAGGCGGTGGTCCGCCAGGGCGAGCAGCAACTGGCCAGCAGCGATGCCCTGCGCAGCGCCCTGCAGCAGTTGAACGCAGAGATCGCCCGCCTCGAAGCTCGCTGA
- a CDS encoding DUF1842 domain-containing protein, which yields MSGFNSSPAGLFPLSYRIGEPIPGAPSLALDLLVYTPEQSVRGTSLITQAVSPPLELPTDVWGQYTYLTVMPPSSSKILISAQGNQGGPGSNSVITFKIKLVVDNDWKNGIATYQYYNDHSWVTVENVPAQLLDPAHSYALQAPQQSTAALPAYPPIHPLYAAPIHGAIASGDLAQMKVLASQARQQLEQLPQLRNALDAAKDEIGKLERR from the coding sequence ATGTCCGGTTTCAATTCGTCCCCTGCTGGCCTGTTTCCCCTCAGCTACCGGATCGGCGAGCCGATTCCCGGCGCGCCGAGCCTGGCCCTCGACCTGCTGGTCTATACCCCCGAACAGAGCGTGCGCGGCACATCGCTCATCACCCAGGCCGTCAGCCCACCGCTGGAGCTGCCGACCGATGTGTGGGGGCAATACACCTACCTCACCGTCATGCCCCCCAGTTCGAGCAAGATCCTGATCTCCGCCCAGGGCAACCAGGGCGGACCGGGCTCGAACTCGGTCATCACCTTCAAGATTAAGCTGGTGGTGGACAACGACTGGAAGAACGGCATCGCCACCTACCAGTACTACAACGACCACAGCTGGGTAACGGTGGAAAACGTGCCGGCCCAGCTGCTCGACCCAGCCCACTCCTACGCTCTCCAGGCCCCGCAGCAAAGCACCGCGGCGTTGCCGGCGTACCCGCCGATCCACCCGCTGTACGCCGCGCCGATCCACGGCGCCATCGCCAGCGGCGACCTGGCCCAGATGAAGGTCCTCGCCAGCCAGGCCCGGCAGCAACTGGAGCAGTTGCCCCAACTGCGCAACGCGCTGGACGCGGCCAAGGACGAAATCGGCAAGCTCGAGCGCCGCTGA
- a CDS encoding DUF1843 domain-containing protein → MSSSSQHVIPPYGVAIQKAISVGNLPQMKSLLKQRDTSQKESRELSSAYEQLAQEVARLEQR, encoded by the coding sequence ATGAGCTCATCCTCGCAACATGTCATTCCGCCCTACGGAGTGGCGATCCAGAAAGCAATCTCCGTCGGCAACCTGCCGCAGATGAAGTCCCTGCTCAAACAACGCGATACGTCCCAGAAGGAATCCCGGGAGCTGAGCAGCGCCTACGAACAGTTGGCACAGGAAGTCGCCCGTCTGGAGCAGCGCTGA
- a CDS encoding TetR/AcrR family transcriptional regulator produces MAERCSNFAESRDKALELFASKGFGQVGMRELASHLGLAPGSLYHHYPSKQHLLLDLIEEFYDELCCTLKRLQKRKLQGDCLPALIHAHLKLHRELPRHFRLVERDSGCLNPDQQARVGHLREGYERQLLQLLGGAPGLGEAACRALAHAVACLLNSAPSWFSEQSLGERERDRLLENLLSGAIERLLAGAAPRSAVA; encoded by the coding sequence ATGGCTGAGCGCTGCTCGAACTTCGCCGAGAGCCGCGACAAGGCCCTGGAGCTGTTCGCCAGCAAGGGCTTCGGCCAGGTCGGCATGCGTGAGCTGGCGAGCCACCTGGGACTGGCCCCGGGTTCGCTGTATCACCATTACCCGAGCAAACAGCACCTGCTGCTGGACCTGATCGAAGAGTTTTACGACGAGCTGTGCTGCACCCTCAAGCGCCTGCAAAAACGCAAATTGCAGGGCGACTGCCTGCCGGCGCTGATTCATGCCCACCTGAAGCTGCACCGGGAATTGCCCCGGCATTTTCGCCTGGTGGAACGCGACAGCGGCTGCCTGAACCCCGACCAGCAAGCACGGGTCGGGCACTTGCGCGAAGGTTACGAACGCCAGTTGCTGCAACTCCTGGGCGGCGCCCCCGGCCTTGGCGAAGCAGCGTGCCGCGCCCTGGCCCACGCCGTGGCCTGCCTGCTGAACAGCGCCCCCAGCTGGTTCAGCGAACAGTCCCTGGGCGAGCGTGAACGGGACAGGCTGCTGGAAAACCTGTTGAGCGGTGCCATCGAGCGCCTGCTGGCCGGCGCGGCTCCCCGCAGCGCCGTGGCCTGA
- a CDS encoding 3-hydroxybutyryl-CoA dehydrogenase, protein MKLQTIGVIGAGTMGNGIAQVCALAGFDVTLLDISDSALQKAVATVGKNLDRQIAKDSLTQEQKHAALGRIRTSTDYASLADAHLVIEAATENLELKLRVLQQIAAQVGPDCVIASNTSSLSITQLAASVGAPERFIGLHFFNPVPVMGLIEVIRGLQTSDATHALALDLATRLGKTAITAGNRPGFVVNRILVPMINEAILVLQEGLASAEDIDAGMRLGCNQPIGPLALADLIGLDTLLAILAAFYEGFNDSKYRPAPLLKEMVAAGYLGRKSGRGFHRYG, encoded by the coding sequence ATGAAGCTGCAGACTATCGGTGTGATCGGCGCCGGCACCATGGGTAACGGTATCGCGCAGGTCTGCGCCCTGGCCGGGTTCGACGTGACCTTGCTGGACATCAGCGACAGCGCCCTGCAAAAGGCCGTGGCCACCGTGGGCAAGAACCTCGACCGGCAGATCGCCAAGGACAGCCTGACCCAGGAACAGAAACACGCCGCCCTGGGGCGCATCCGCACCAGCACCGACTACGCCAGCCTCGCCGACGCGCACCTGGTGATCGAGGCCGCCACGGAAAACCTCGAGCTGAAACTGCGGGTGCTACAACAGATCGCCGCCCAGGTCGGCCCCGACTGCGTGATCGCCTCCAACACCTCGTCGCTGTCGATCACCCAGCTGGCCGCCAGCGTCGGCGCTCCCGAGCGCTTCATCGGCCTGCACTTCTTCAACCCGGTGCCGGTGATGGGCCTGATCGAAGTGATCCGCGGCCTGCAGACCAGCGATGCGACCCACGCCCTGGCCCTGGACCTGGCCACCCGCCTGGGCAAGACCGCAATTACCGCCGGCAACCGCCCGGGTTTCGTGGTCAACCGCATCCTGGTGCCGATGATCAACGAGGCGATCCTGGTGCTGCAGGAAGGCCTGGCCAGCGCCGAGGACATCGACGCCGGCATGCGCCTGGGCTGCAACCAGCCGATCGGCCCGCTGGCGCTGGCCGACCTGATCGGCCTGGACACCCTGCTGGCGATCCTGGCGGCCTTCTACGAAGGCTTCAACGACAGCAAGTACCGCCCCGCGCCGCTGCTCAAGGAAATGGTCGCCGCCGGTTACCTGGGGCGCAAGAGCGGCCGCGGGTTCCACCGCTATGGCTGA
- a CDS encoding AraC family transcriptional regulator: MREKDSVAVYFVQVMVHALRDRPERLAAVLAEAGIDPALLAQPEARVPATAFAALWLIQIRELRDEFFQLDSHGLPPGAFALICRGLIQEPTLEKALRQCLANFALFLRDFRGSLSVRGKRAVLSLDSQPGDAATGRFGEETFLVLMISLLCWLGGRRIAIDRADFRYPRLSLSDDALLWGPNLTFGAERTEIEFASRFLRLPVVQDLAALKVFLRSAPQWLVIRFRNQHGLATQVYQRLRRSHYSQWPTLEAFAGEAGISPSTLRRRLEREGISYQEIKDEVRRAMAVELLRESRASIGEIAERTGFQEPSAFHRAFKKWTGESPGRYRARHQPGN; the protein is encoded by the coding sequence ATGCGGGAAAAGGATTCGGTCGCGGTCTACTTCGTGCAGGTGATGGTCCATGCCCTGCGGGACCGGCCCGAGCGCCTGGCCGCGGTGCTGGCCGAGGCGGGCATCGACCCGGCGCTGCTCGCCCAGCCCGAGGCGCGGGTCCCGGCCACCGCCTTCGCGGCGCTGTGGCTGATCCAGATCCGCGAGCTGCGGGACGAGTTTTTCCAGCTCGACTCCCACGGCCTGCCGCCGGGGGCGTTCGCCCTGATCTGCCGCGGGCTGATCCAGGAGCCCACGCTGGAGAAGGCCCTGCGTCAATGCCTGGCCAACTTCGCCCTGTTCCTGCGCGACTTTCGCGGCAGCTTGAGCGTGCGCGGCAAGCGCGCGGTACTCAGCCTCGACAGCCAGCCCGGCGACGCCGCCACCGGGCGCTTTGGCGAAGAGACCTTCCTGGTGCTGATGATCAGCCTGCTGTGCTGGCTCGGCGGGCGGCGGATTGCCATCGACCGCGCCGACTTTCGTTATCCGCGCCTGTCCCTGAGCGACGATGCCTTGCTCTGGGGGCCGAACCTGACCTTCGGCGCCGAGCGCACCGAAATCGAATTCGCCAGCCGCTTCCTGCGCTTGCCGGTGGTCCAGGACCTGGCGGCGCTCAAGGTGTTCCTGCGCAGCGCGCCGCAGTGGCTGGTGATCCGTTTTCGCAACCAGCACGGCCTGGCGACCCAGGTCTACCAGCGCCTGCGCCGCAGCCACTACAGCCAGTGGCCGACCCTGGAAGCCTTCGCCGGCGAGGCCGGGATCAGCCCCAGCACCCTGCGCCGGCGCCTGGAGCGCGAGGGCATTTCCTACCAGGAAATCAAGGACGAAGTACGGCGCGCCATGGCCGTCGAACTGCTGCGCGAAAGCCGCGCCAGCATCGGCGAAATCGCCGAGCGCACCGGCTTCCAGGAGCCCAGCGCCTTCCACCGGGCGTTCAAGAAGTGGACCGGCGAAAGCCCGGGGCGCTACCGCGCGCGGCACCAGCCAGGCAACTGA
- a CDS encoding HAD family phosphatase produces the protein MTIRAVVFDFGGVLFDWSPHHLYRQLIPDDTQRQWFLETICTQAWNTQQDAGRPLAEATRSLVAEHPEHAPLIEAYYGRWPEMLRGPLEEGVALLEELHHSQVPLFGLTNWSQETFPYAWDNYPFLRRFRDIVVSGQERQIKPDAVIYHTTVQRIRAHLPEVAPEDLVFIDDHAPNIVAARALGWNAIHHQSAAETRRQLQALGLAV, from the coding sequence ATGACGATCCGTGCTGTGGTTTTCGACTTCGGTGGCGTGCTGTTCGACTGGAGTCCGCACCACCTGTACCGCCAACTGATTCCCGACGACACCCAGCGCCAATGGTTCCTCGAGACCATTTGCACCCAGGCCTGGAACACCCAACAGGACGCCGGCCGGCCCCTGGCCGAAGCGACCCGCAGCCTGGTGGCCGAACACCCGGAGCACGCGCCCCTGATCGAAGCCTATTACGGGCGCTGGCCGGAAATGCTCCGCGGGCCGCTGGAGGAAGGCGTGGCCTTGCTGGAAGAGCTGCACCACTCGCAGGTGCCGTTGTTCGGGCTGACTAACTGGTCCCAGGAAACCTTCCCCTACGCCTGGGACAACTACCCGTTCCTGCGGCGTTTCCGCGACATCGTGGTCTCCGGGCAGGAACGGCAGATCAAGCCTGACGCGGTGATCTACCACACCACCGTGCAACGCATTCGCGCGCATCTGCCGGAGGTGGCGCCCGAGGACCTGGTGTTCATCGACGATCACGCGCCGAACATCGTCGCCGCCCGGGCTCTGGGCTGGAACGCGATCCATCACCAGTCGGCGGCTGAAACCCGGCGGCAGTTGCAGGCATTGGGGCTGGCGGTCTGA
- a CDS encoding type II toxin-antitoxin system HicB family antitoxin: MQYPICIEWGNEHTATGIQIPDIPGAVTAGDSFEAAYSAAIEIAHLMLEELAREGHAIPLPTSIGTHRANPDFEGMGWGMLDIDITPYLGKTEKVNVTLPGYVIQRIDRFVREHNIKSRSSFLADAAMEKLGR, from the coding sequence GTGCAATATCCCATCTGCATCGAGTGGGGCAACGAACACACGGCCACCGGCATCCAGATTCCCGACATTCCCGGAGCTGTCACCGCCGGCGACAGCTTCGAGGCTGCGTACAGCGCCGCCATCGAGATCGCGCACCTCATGCTCGAAGAGCTGGCCCGCGAGGGGCATGCCATTCCCCTGCCCACCTCCATCGGCACGCACCGCGCCAATCCCGATTTCGAGGGCATGGGCTGGGGCATGCTGGATATCGACATCACGCCTTACCTGGGCAAGACCGAGAAGGTCAACGTGACCCTGCCGGGTTACGTGATCCAGCGGATCGACCGCTTTGTCCGGGAGCACAACATCAAGAGCCGGTCGTCGTTCCTGGCGGATGCGGCGATGGAAAAGCTGGGGCGTTAA
- a CDS encoding type II toxin-antitoxin system HicA family toxin, translating into MQSRQLIKELEAAGWVLERVTGSHHLFKHPYRPETVPVPHPKKDLPRGTVRAIQKLAGLI; encoded by the coding sequence GTGCAAAGCAGACAGTTGATCAAGGAGCTTGAAGCCGCAGGCTGGGTGCTGGAGCGCGTAACCGGCAGCCATCATCTGTTCAAGCATCCCTACCGGCCCGAGACCGTTCCGGTGCCTCACCCGAAGAAGGATCTGCCACGGGGGACGGTCAGGGCCATCCAGAAACTGGCCGGGCTGATATAG
- a CDS encoding Shedu immune nuclease family protein: MGKKKFKVSDFVDSLFLSEDLRQARPQDAERLATALSIKLSHPGFAEEPKETAEYLLGLLEEKVEQKLHEVFGGQVSNKAFSKRCSTDPVFLSFITATSRARKSLSDLIDYVDDEEPDLSALGLVGQVVEAIEDFNNVIVADDVLPLIERGIYASDVARALEVWATNRESKKGDEGFWQEEFESRKGVLERLLGGHAVLLQSEFHVAGTDTSGAGGLRADFAFLNKTSNISLVEIKAPDTKLLGSKYRGTYPLSRDVSGAISQVLIQRGELMKHYFQKQHYAPVSFEVFAPRCFLIAGNLDSLEADPVKLKAFEVQRQAVASHVNIVTFDELYQQFATFNQM, translated from the coding sequence ATGGGAAAGAAAAAATTTAAAGTTTCTGATTTTGTGGACTCTTTGTTTCTGTCAGAGGATTTGCGCCAAGCAAGGCCTCAAGATGCAGAAAGGTTAGCAACAGCACTCAGCATAAAACTGAGTCATCCAGGCTTTGCCGAAGAACCCAAAGAGACTGCCGAATATTTGCTCGGTTTGCTTGAAGAAAAAGTTGAGCAGAAACTGCATGAGGTTTTCGGCGGTCAGGTGTCTAATAAGGCCTTCTCAAAAAGGTGCAGTACTGACCCAGTTTTTTTAAGTTTTATAACGGCTACCAGCCGGGCTCGAAAAAGCCTCAGTGACTTGATTGACTATGTAGACGATGAAGAGCCAGACCTGTCGGCTCTAGGCCTTGTTGGCCAGGTCGTGGAGGCCATAGAGGACTTCAATAACGTCATAGTTGCAGACGACGTGTTACCACTGATTGAACGAGGTATTTACGCATCCGATGTGGCTCGGGCACTCGAGGTGTGGGCAACCAATCGAGAGTCGAAAAAGGGCGACGAGGGGTTTTGGCAAGAGGAGTTTGAAAGCCGCAAGGGAGTTTTGGAGCGCCTTCTTGGAGGGCATGCTGTTTTACTGCAAAGCGAGTTCCATGTTGCGGGTACAGATACTTCTGGAGCTGGAGGGCTAAGGGCTGATTTCGCGTTTCTTAATAAAACCAGCAACATTAGCCTGGTAGAGATCAAGGCTCCGGATACTAAGTTGCTGGGCTCAAAGTATCGAGGAACCTATCCCCTATCCAGGGATGTCTCTGGGGCGATTTCGCAAGTGTTGATTCAGCGCGGTGAGTTGATGAAACACTACTTCCAAAAACAGCATTATGCCCCGGTATCCTTTGAAGTGTTCGCTCCACGTTGTTTCTTGATTGCCGGAAATCTCGATAGCCTGGAAGCCGACCCGGTCAAGTTGAAGGCGTTTGAAGTTCAGCGGCAAGCTGTCGCATCGCATGTAAATATAGTGACCTTCGATGAGCTTTATCAGCAGTTTGCAACATTCAACCAAATGTAG
- a CDS encoding YniB family protein: MNYTQAQLKYRLAIATGAVLFTGALISTLFSTLKMLRWRMNSYSDAAALLNRQIKDFVFMVYNNTRPLDWFWDNSPTPDFIHLSNPPHWKFLVIYLLIFIGAALFTWGRTLMRKVEEVEPLIQARLNAPVEEGAAVMTQQQLEDSTPVGDVPSLFSQVRLLCVLPVGIAVVYLGVLWMLHIL; encoded by the coding sequence ATGAATTACACCCAGGCCCAACTGAAATACCGGCTGGCCATCGCCACAGGCGCAGTGCTGTTCACCGGTGCCTTGATCTCCACCCTGTTTTCCACCCTGAAAATGCTCCGCTGGCGCATGAACAGCTACAGCGACGCCGCGGCGCTCCTCAACCGCCAGATCAAGGACTTTGTGTTCATGGTCTACAACAACACCCGGCCTCTGGACTGGTTCTGGGACAACAGCCCAACCCCCGACTTCATCCACCTGAGCAACCCACCCCACTGGAAATTCCTGGTGATCTACCTGCTGATCTTCATCGGCGCGGCCCTGTTCACCTGGGGCCGGACATTGATGCGCAAAGTCGAGGAAGTCGAACCCCTGATCCAGGCCCGGCTCAATGCGCCGGTGGAGGAAGGTGCTGCGGTTATGACGCAGCAGCAACTGGAGGATTCGACGCCGGTGGGGGACGTGCCTTCGTTGTTTTCGCAGGTTCGGCTGCTGTGTGTGCTGCCGGTGGGGATAGCCGTGGTTTATCTGGGTGTGCTGTGGATGTTGCACATTCTCTAA
- a CDS encoding ABC transporter ATP-binding protein, whose amino-acid sequence MLHVQGVCKTYPTPQGPLPVLQGVDLRLEQGASLALMGESGSGKSTLLHLVAGLDKVDRGSIRIGGQALERMSEQQLANWRRTEVGLVFQQFNLIGSLRVEDNLGFQARLAGRFDGAWQARLVQRLGLGDLLRRYPEQLSGGQQQRVALGRALAAKPRLLLADEPTGSLDEATSDEVLQLLLELLAETPTSLLMVTHSQRVASRLGRIAVLHGGRLAGEA is encoded by the coding sequence ATGTTGCACGTGCAAGGCGTCTGTAAAACCTACCCCACCCCCCAAGGCCCGCTGCCGGTGTTGCAGGGTGTCGACCTGCGCCTGGAGCAGGGCGCCAGCCTGGCCTTGATGGGGGAGTCGGGCAGTGGCAAGAGCACGTTGCTGCATCTGGTCGCCGGGCTGGACAAGGTCGATCGCGGCAGCATTCGTATCGGTGGGCAGGCGCTGGAGAGGATGAGCGAGCAGCAGTTGGCCAACTGGCGGCGCACGGAGGTGGGGCTGGTGTTCCAGCAGTTCAACCTGATCGGCAGCCTGCGGGTGGAGGACAACCTGGGGTTCCAGGCGCGGCTGGCGGGGCGTTTCGATGGGGCTTGGCAGGCGCGGTTGGTGCAGCGTTTGGGGCTGGGGGATTTGTTGCGGCGTTATCCGGAGCAGTTGTCCGGCGGCCAGCAGCAGCGGGTGGCGTTGGGCCGGGCGCTGGCGGCGAAACCGCGGTTGCTGTTGGCCGATGAGCCCACGGGCAGCCTCGATGAGGCCACCAGCGACGAGGTGTTGCAGCTGTTGCTGGAGTTGCTGGCGGAAACCCCCACCAGCCTGTTGATGGTCACCCACAGCCAGCGGGTGGCCAGCCGCCTGGGGCGGATTGCCGTGTTGCACGGCGGGCGCCTGGCGGGCGAGGCCTGA